From the Gammaproteobacteria bacterium genome, one window contains:
- a CDS encoding DUF2065 domain-containing protein, with the protein MWKDFLAAVALVLIIEGVAPFLNPGGLRQALQQIANMPDRVLRAVGLGCMLVGALLLYVVRH; encoded by the coding sequence GTGTGGAAGGATTTTCTGGCGGCGGTAGCGCTGGTGCTGATCATCGAAGGTGTGGCGCCATTTCTGAATCCGGGCGGTCTGCGCCAGGCGCTGCAACAGATTGCGAATATGCCCGATCGCGTACTGCGCGCCGTCGGGCTGGGTTGCATGCTCGTGGGCGCGCTCCTGTTGTACGTCGTGAGGCACTAG
- the hflC gene encoding protease modulator HflC — translation MTFRAIGIIVAVLLGVLALSAYTVHETQRVILFSLGEIKRMDIEPGLHFKFPFINNVVKYDGRVLSLDGEPDRFLTAERKNVTVDFFIKWRIVDTALFYRSFGADERNAYDRLAQITKDEMRNAFGQRTIQEAVSGERGELMQAVRTEVNKISQQYGVQVVDVRVSRIDLPAEVSESVYNRMRTERALVAKELRAQGREEGVRVRANAERRRTVILAEAYRDAQRTRGAGDATAAEVYAQAYERDPEFYNFYRSLNAYMTTFNDNGDVLILDPRGKFFRYFNQSEPPPAGK, via the coding sequence ATGACCTTTCGCGCTATCGGAATCATCGTCGCGGTGTTGCTGGGGGTGCTCGCGCTGTCGGCATATACCGTGCACGAAACGCAGCGGGTCATACTGTTCAGTTTGGGCGAAATCAAGCGCATGGACATTGAGCCGGGTCTGCATTTCAAATTTCCGTTCATCAACAACGTGGTCAAGTACGATGGGCGGGTGCTGAGTCTTGACGGTGAGCCGGATCGGTTCTTGACCGCAGAGCGAAAGAACGTGACGGTGGATTTCTTCATCAAGTGGCGCATCGTGGACACGGCGCTGTTCTATCGTTCGTTCGGTGCGGACGAGCGCAATGCGTACGATCGCCTCGCGCAGATCACCAAGGACGAAATGCGCAACGCGTTCGGTCAGCGCACCATACAGGAAGCGGTCTCCGGCGAGCGCGGCGAACTCATGCAGGCGGTGCGCACCGAGGTCAACAAGATTTCCCAGCAATACGGCGTGCAGGTGGTGGACGTGCGCGTGAGCCGCATCGATCTGCCGGCGGAGGTCAGCGAATCGGTATATAACCGTATGCGCACCGAGCGGGCACTGGTCGCCAAGGAGCTGCGCGCGCAAGGACGCGAAGAGGGCGTGCGAGTCCGGGCCAACGCCGAACGCAGACGCACGGTCATTCTCGCCGAAGCCTATCGCGACGCGCAGCGCACGCGCGGTGCGGGCGACGCCACAGCCGCCGAAGTATACGCTCAAGCCTATGAAAGAGATCCGGAGTTCTACAATTTCTATCGCAGCCTCAATGCTTACATGACCACTTTCAATGACAACGGCGACGTACTGATACTGGACCCGCGCGGCAAGTTTTTCCGCTATTTCAATCAGTCTGAACCCCCGCCTGCGGGCAAATAG